The genomic interval TATAGAATTGTAAGTCCTATTTATACAGTCAAAAAAGAATCAGCCATAAGAGCTGATTCTTTAATATCAATTTAGCTCATTCTATTTTTGCTTTTCTAATATCCTCTTCAAAAACTGGCCTGTATAGGATTCCTCTACTTCTGCTATTTCTTCAGGGGTACCAGTTGCTACTATTGTGCCACCTTTGTCCCCTCCTTCAGGACCTAAGTCTATTATATAGTCGGCAGTCTTTATTACATCTAGATTATGTTCTATTACTATTACCGTATTTCCACCTTCCACTAATTGTTCTAAAACCTTGATTAGCTTATGGATATCCGCCATATGAAGGCCAGTTGTTGGCTCGTCTAATATATAAATGGTCTTTCCTGTGCTTCTCTTGCTTAATTCCGTTGCCAATTTAACCCTTTGGGCTTCCCCGCCAGATAGCTCCGTTGAGGATTGGCCCAGTTTTATATATCCTAACCCTACATCGTATAAGGTCTGTAGTTTTCTCTTTATTCTAGGTATGTTTTCAAAGAATTCTAGTGCTTCTTCTACTGTCATATCTAATACATCAGAAATGGTCTTTCCTTTATACTTAACCTGTAAGGTCTCCCTATTATATCTTTTTCCTTTGCACACCTCACAGGGCACATAGACATCGGGTAAGAAGTGCATTTCCACCCTTAAAATCCCATCGCCTTTACAAGCTTCACATCTGCCCCCTTTTACATTGAAGCTAAATCTACCTTTTTCATATCCTCTCATTTTAGCTTCTGGAGTCATGGCAAATACATCTCTTATATGATCGAATACTCCTGTATAGGTGGCAGGGTTGGATCTTGGAGTTCTGCCAATGGGAGATTGGTCTATTACTATCACCTTATCTAAATGTTCTAACCCCCTAATCTCCTTATGTTTCCCAGGCTTAACCTTTGCTCCATTTAGCTTTTGAGCAAGGCTTTTATATAGTATTTCATTAACCAAGGAGCTTTTACCAGAACCAGATACTCCTGTTACACAGGTGAAAACCCCCAAGGGAAATTTCACATTTATTTTTTTAAGATTATTCTCCTCTGCCCCTATCACTTCTATCCAATTGCCATTGGGTTTAGTCCTTTTAGCTGGAATTTCAATTCGTTTTTTCCCCGATAAATATTGGCCTGTAATGGATTCAGGATTATTTCTAATATCCTCAACAGTTCCTTGTGCCACTATATACCCGCCATGAACTCCGGCGCCAGGTCCTATATCCACTACATAATCTGCACTATATATGGTATCTTCATCATGTTCCACTACTATGAGGGTATTGCCTAAATCGGTTAGGTTTCGCAAAGCCTTTAAAAGTTTAGCATTATCCCTTTGATGAAGTCCTATACTTGGTTCATCTAATACATAGATTACTCCTACTAGACTTGACCCAATTTGGGTCGCCAATCTAATTCTCTGTGATTCTCCTCCAGAAAGGGTTCCAGCACTTCTTGATAGGGTTAAGTAATCTAGTCCTACATCCTTCAAAAAACTTAATCTTTCTCTTATCTCCTTTAACACCTGATGTCCTATTGCTCTTTTTCTGTCATCTAACTCTAAGTTATTTATAAAGTCAATGGCCTGGGAAATGGACATGTGAGTAAATTCAGCAATATTTAGCCCTCCTACTTTAACTGCCAGTATCTCATCCTTTAATCTATCCCCCTTACATTTAGGACAGGGTATTTCCGTCATATAATCTTCTATCCAACCTTTTATATAATCAGAGTTAGTCTCCCTATATCTTCTTTCCAAATTAGGAATAACTCCCTCAAAAGTTCCATTATAATTGCGAGGTCCATTGTAGCGGCTATTAAATTTAATATTTATAATCCTATCAGTCCCGTATAACACTTCATCCAAAAATTTCTTAGGTGCATATTTCAAAGGAGTATCCATATCAAATCCATTTTCCTCAGCTAATGCTTTAAATATCTGATGATAGTAGCTCGATTCATTTGTAGTATTATAGGGGGCAATACCTCCCTCATTTATGCTTAATTCGGGATTTGGTATTACTAAATCCTTGTCTACTTCATAATGATATCCTATCCCATTACAATTGGGGCATGCTCCATAGGGTGAATTAAAGGAAAACATCCTTGGGGATAGCTCCTCTATAGCCACACCACAGTCGGGACAGGCTAATTTTTGACTAAATAAAATCCTTTCCTTATTTATTACACCTACAATGACTAATCCATTAGATAACTTGAGAGCCGTTTCTAAGGAATCAGTTAGCCTACCTTCCACTCCTTC from Tepidimicrobium xylanilyticum carries:
- the uvrA gene encoding excinuclease ABC subunit UvrA, with the protein product MVNDKIIIKGAKEHNLKNIDLELPRNKFIVITGLSGSGKSSLAFDTIYAEGQRRYVESLSSYARLFLGQMEKPDVDYVEGLSPSISIDQKTTSRNPRSTVGTVTEIYDYLRLLYARIGTPYCYKCGKEITSQTVDQMVDRIMEFEEGTRIQILSPVVRGKKGEHKNILENIKKEGFIRVMVDGEIYEVTDEIKLEKNKKHDIEIVVDRIIVREGVEGRLTDSLETALKLSNGLVIVGVINKERILFSQKLACPDCGVAIEELSPRMFSFNSPYGACPNCNGIGYHYEVDKDLVIPNPELSINEGGIAPYNTTNESSYYHQIFKALAEENGFDMDTPLKYAPKKFLDEVLYGTDRIINIKFNSRYNGPRNYNGTFEGVIPNLERRYRETNSDYIKGWIEDYMTEIPCPKCKGDRLKDEILAVKVGGLNIAEFTHMSISQAIDFINNLELDDRKRAIGHQVLKEIRERLSFLKDVGLDYLTLSRSAGTLSGGESQRIRLATQIGSSLVGVIYVLDEPSIGLHQRDNAKLLKALRNLTDLGNTLIVVEHDEDTIYSADYVVDIGPGAGVHGGYIVAQGTVEDIRNNPESITGQYLSGKKRIEIPAKRTKPNGNWIEVIGAEENNLKKINVKFPLGVFTCVTGVSGSGKSSLVNEILYKSLAQKLNGAKVKPGKHKEIRGLEHLDKVIVIDQSPIGRTPRSNPATYTGVFDHIRDVFAMTPEAKMRGYEKGRFSFNVKGGRCEACKGDGILRVEMHFLPDVYVPCEVCKGKRYNRETLQVKYKGKTISDVLDMTVEEALEFFENIPRIKRKLQTLYDVGLGYIKLGQSSTELSGGEAQRVKLATELSKRSTGKTIYILDEPTTGLHMADIHKLIKVLEQLVEGGNTVIVIEHNLDVIKTADYIIDLGPEGGDKGGTIVATGTPEEIAEVEESYTGQFLKRILEKQK